One bacterium genomic window, TGACGCAGGTGCCGATTCTGGGCATCGTGGAAAACATGAGCGGATTTTCCTGCCCGCATTGCAAGGAGACGACGCCGATCTTCGGCAAGAGCGGCGACGCCGCCAAATACAAGGCGCTGGGCGTCGACCTCCTGGGCACCTTGCCCTTGGAGCTCGAAACCCGTGTCGGCGGCGACGCCGGTGACCCGATCGTGGTCCGCGAACCCAAGTCGGACCAGACCCGGCGCTTCCACGAGCTCGCTCGCCAGATCGCCGCGCACCAGAGCGTCCAGAATTTTTCCAAGGGCTTGGAATTGCCGTCCCTTCAACACTGACTTCGTCAGTGCTGAGCTAATCTTCGTATTATTTTTGTGTAGCTCTGTAATACAATTGCGGACGTGCGTTGCCGCATCGTCTCCACATCGCCCGACGTGACCGAGATCCTCTGCGCCTTGAACCTCTTCGAGGATCTCGCGGGAGTCAGCCGCTTCTGCGACTGGCCGCCGGAGGTCAAGATCCTTCCCGTGGTCTCCGATTTTCTCAAGCTCGACGCCCAGGCGCTTGAGGAGGCCCGGCCCGACGTCGTCATCTGCTCGACTGCCGTCCAAAAAGAGATTGTCAGGGACTTGACGGAACGGCACGTGCGGACCGTCGTCCTGCACCCGCACAGCCTTCAGAGCATCTTCGACAACATCCGCCTCCTGGGAGATCTTTTCGGCCGAACCTTCGAGGCGGGGGATCTCGTGAGCCGGATGAAGCGGGAGTTTTTTCTGATCCGCGAGGAGGCCTCGCGTTTCGAGAAAAACCCGCGGGTCTTCTGCGAAGAGTGGGGCGATCCGCTCATCGTCGGGATCGGCTGGATCCAGGAGATGAGCGAGGCCGCTGGCGGCCGGCCCACGCACCCCGAACTCTTCCCGGAGGTCGGATCGGAGCGCCGGACGATCCCGGCGGCGGCGTTGAGGGAACGGAACCCCGAGATCATTTTGCTTTCCTGGTGCGGGATGGGAGGCCGGGTGAATTCGCGGATTCTGGAGGCCCGGGAGGGCTGGAAGGAGATCGAGGCGGTGAAAAGCGGGCGCGTCTATCCCGTGAACGACACGTTATTCGTCCGGCCCGGGCCGAGATTGATTGAGGGAACGAGGCAAATTCTAAATTATGTGCGGGATTTTCAAAACGGAAGGGACTGAGCGGTTCAGCGAAGGAGCGAACAGCCGCCGCCCGAGACCTGCGCGGCGTCGACGGTGATCTCGATGATAGGCGGCTGACCGCTGGCCGAAACGGTCTTGAATAACTGGCTCATCGAGACGATCTCCGGTTCGCCATCGGCCGCTAGCGCGGCCGCGTTCGATCGCAAGACCTCGAGGGCCTCCGGCGCGTTGACCTTGAGCCTCCCGTCGGCCGGGTTCAGTTCGATCGCCTTCTTGACGAACTGGGCCCGGATAGCGGCGAAATCGGCCTCAACGGCGGCCGCTCCCTCGTCTTC contains:
- a CDS encoding cobalamin-binding protein, translated to MRCRIVSTSPDVTEILCALNLFEDLAGVSRFCDWPPEVKILPVVSDFLKLDAQALEEARPDVVICSTAVQKEIVRDLTERHVRTVVLHPHSLQSIFDNIRLLGDLFGRTFEAGDLVSRMKREFFLIREEASRFEKNPRVFCEEWGDPLIVGIGWIQEMSEAAGGRPTHPELFPEVGSERRTIPAAALRERNPEIILLSWCGMGGRVNSRILEAREGWKEIEAVKSGRVYPVNDTLFVRPGPRLIEGTRQILNYVRDFQNGRD